tcatcaactcaagggcatgaatTAATGAATGTAttttaaatttttctttttttgatgattgtatttttactGCTTTCGGTTTATTATTAATGaataagtttaagtattttcataaagaacttaaagctaatgacaccaagtcttaaaacaaaaatggagttcgagcacttttcaatcaCTAAAATAGCAATCTgaagttttgcttatccttgatgtattgagcctaccttattaatcacacaaaaataagtagggttctacataaaatattgaagtttcggggtcccaaagcatgattaatctatggtcaaagtatgTTAAAAAGTGTAAATAAAGAGgggttaaccaaaaaaaaaaaaaggccctttagcgcagtaatttactgtgcTAAAGGTGCTAACATCGTCGTTACAGTTAactcctttagcgcagtaaattactgcgttaaaggtagttttgtaatcttttttttttgttggggtattttggttcagaAGCACttttttggggtcattttggttccggactcaagaAAAAGATAGGGTTAAATaggaaagaaataaaaagggaatatagaagaagaaaaataaaggcAAAACACATATATACTCGACTCCTTACACTTAAGTGAAATATATGTTCTAACAACAAAGACTTAAGAGAAGTAATATAAGAAAGTGGGTCACAATGATACCACAATTGTCCTGCCTCACGgtaggcgccaaactgtttacacGTAAAATCTTTACAGTTGAATTTGTGTATGTGGTCAAAAACACGTGGATCAATATGACCGAATAATGAGATAATATGTAAAATTAAGCAAAGATAATTATAAAGAAAGCTAAAGGAATTTAAAGCAATAGCTTGAGCCTTGAAAAAACTTTTGAGCTAGAGTCTCCGGACAAGCGAACAATGAGATCTTTGCTTAGTTGAACAAAAGCAATTAGGAACTAAGAGCAAGGTAATTCTTGTAAATATTTTCAGATGATCCTTATAATGAGATGAGCACATCTATTTATACTAGAGCTATGGGGTACATGATCCACAAATCATGCCCTCTTCATTACCAATATTAATGCCAAAGGTAATAAAGGGATTTAATGCTATGACAATGAATGACAATGAAGGGCAATAATGCGCATTTAAGACCGGAGGAAGACTTGGGGTTTCTTGTATCGGTTGCACATTGAATGACGTTTGACTGGTAAGTTGACGTGCTTCTTTGGACCATTGTAGTTTCTATCTCCGGTAGCGGCTGCTAGGTTACTCTTCCGGAGCGCCGTTATGCTTTTTCCGGAGCCCCTCGCTTGCTGACTCAAGAATCAAAAACCCCATTCTTGGAGTGACTAAGGAGATACACTCATTGAAACATCCACTTGCAAATGCCAAAAGTATGAATTCTCAagacatttttttaaaatatttttttattcaaAAGTATTTTTAATATCTGTGATTTTAAACATGTCATgataaattaaaatatttaaaagttaaaataaatatatcaTATTAAATGGAATATAATAGAATCAGCATATTGTATTACTTCCAAAAATAACTAGAAAATAGACAACAAAGAAAGTAAGAGTGAATGGATCATGAGCTGAGTACAACTTTATTTTCGTCTTCAGTCTTGCCAGATGTCTCCTCGTCCCACTCTAATAGACTACCAATAAAGGTCAAGTAACAACTAAAGAACAAACTACAGTCCCAATACATCCAATTAATAATACAACTCAGCTTACGTTAAAGATAAGAATTATGAATCATTTAACTAGGAAAAGATAAGATATTGCATACTTACAACAACACCAGTCAACCATAACAAGAGTTAACAATTCAACTTGAACAGAATAAGGAAAATGAACACTTAAACCATAATCAAACTATATAAAGTCTTGTCATATTTCTCTTTCAAGTCTCCACCATATAAACACCTTTTGGACTAGTAAATTCAGAGAGGAAACTGGCTTCGATCCAAGCATACCCATTCAAACCCATCTGAGGTTCCACTCGTTCTTGATAGCCATCCACGAATTCAGACCCAAACCCGATAACAGTAACATAGTGACGACCTCGAAGCTTTGGCTTTTCACCAGGAAGAGGCTCATAAATATCCTTGGAAGGACCAAAATCCTGAAAACTCTTATAAAGGAGAAGAGTTGCAGCTAATAAGTGTTTAGATAAGGTAGCCAAGACCTCTTTCTTCTTAAGATAAGGCGAACTAGCGATCTTATACTTGGGATTTCCCACGTGCATCCAACACCTACAGTCTTCATCGACCAAACCCTCATACTCATATACATCCTCAGTATGGACCTCATGGTCTCGGATATAGTTATATATCCAGGTAAACTTAAGCTCGTCCCTGTGAGGAATGCAGTCCATAATCTCATATTTTGACAAATCACTTGTTACAGATTGTCCCGGATTTTCAATGACATGTGTCGCGCTAACAGCGCCTGAACACCTGAAAGcactttttcaaatttttttaatttttatacaaATATATACCTTGAAATGCAATTTCAATGTAGGTTGGGAACCACAAATATTCTTGTCAGCAGACTGGCTGTGGCTTCAGTTTGAGTGAGAATAACTTGTATCTCTACATTGTATCTCTGTTATCACCCAAACATTCCACCTTACCCAGAACTTCAGCAGGAACAATAACTTGGCCAAGATTTGACACATGATTTTCCATGAGAACAAGATTTCCACCAAGAACTGCAGCAACAAGATGGACACCATCAATAGCATCGAGATCAAGGGTGTCTCAATAAATTAGTGGCCTAAAGGTAAATTTTAATCTTAGGCCTTAAGTATACATGCATATGCACAAAAGCATTTAGTGTCgtctttttttttcatacttgttTTAATATATTATCCTTAATGGATATAGAGCCTTTTACTTCACATAATAAATTTATTAAGATTAATTCAAGTCAATAAGATATTAGCCATGTGTTATCAATACATTACTTTGGATGTTGTTGTAAAAACTTTATTTATTAACATGAAGATTTGGGTAGTTTAGTTCAAACTTCTAAAATATTTTTGTTAAAAAGTAAgaagtttttctttatttctaaatttttattttacaatcttcaatattgtttaagagaaaataaaatcataaaattcacTATTAAAAATTTTTGAGGCCTCAAAATTTTGGAAGCCCGAAGAAAAGACTTTAATAGCCTTACCCTTGAGCCGCCCTGTTCGTTGGTTTATAGTGCAATACTATGATAACTTAAAGTGATAAAAATGGATTAGATAAACCTAAAGTCAAAAATTAATTTTCTTGATAAAAAAGATAACCTAAAGTCAAAAAGTCATATGAAGGAAATTTCTCTAGCTATAAACATACAATCTCTCAATGTTAACGCAAGCTTAACAAAGAATACAAATCGAGTACCGAAATTTACTATTTCGATTCGCTAATTCAGTATAGACCAGATTATGCACACCCCTATAAAGAGTTTTAGCTAATTTAAGATCGACaaatagagcccgtttggattgacttataagttgcctataagttgttttcagcttttttgagtgtttggctggccagcttaaagccattttgtgcttaaaataagcccaaaaaatcaATTGGatccgtttgacttagcttatctaaagcagcttataagctgctttttttaagcccgtccaaacaggctcatagtcgGATTGATTTAATTTATTCCTCTATCTTTTTCACATATGATTGAGAAAGGAAGAAGTGATACCGTAAAGTCCTTTTATAAGATACAAATCAACAAGATAATGGAAGTGGTAGTTATTACTAATCTAAATAAAATGTCCTCCATATTCAGGTAGTGGCTGGGTCAAGAAGATATCACCAAATTAAAGATGGAGACAAGGTTATTTTAATTTTCACGGAGTATTACTTGCTCATGATGAATTTCTTCCAATTCTCAATGAAGAGTCAACTGATCCTTTGGTAATACTAGCAAAGAGCTTAGCAATCTCAAGTTGAGTGTTGGCAATGATCTCAGTTCGCTTAAGGTCCATTTCTCCTCTTTTGGCCTCAGCTTCAGCTCTCATTCTCTCAATGTCTCTCATCGTCTCCATTCGTGCTTGCTCTGACCTTACGACTACTTCAGCTAGCAGACGTATGCTCTCTCCGATTTCCCACCCTTCCGGTGCTGCCCTCTTTCGCTTCTTTGATCTCAATTTCACGTTCTTCGACTTGCTCTTGTCGCTGTAGAGTGCTGGCGTGCTGCTGCTATTTGTAGCCGCTGTTGCGTTTTTGTCTGGTGCTGCTGCATTGTCCGATAATTTGCTATCCATTATGTCTTCCTGAAGAAAAGAAATAGGCCACTTTCATGCTCCTTATAAAAGACACTGCACAACTTAATAGCATGCACAATTTTATAAAGCATGGTTATATTAGTAACTCCCACTAACGGGCAAGTTGATTTCCTTGTTGCCAATAGACAGAGCTTAAAGAACTAAGCCCCTATTAGAGAAAGTCATTGCACGCTAAGACACTAGCCTAGCTGACTAACATTTTTCAGCTAGCTGTTGTGTTAGTTGTAGTGCTCCTTCCCTCTGTTTTATTTTTTGTGACTTAATTTGACTGGACTTGTACTTAAAGAATGTAAAAGAATTTGTTGCATCTTGCGGTTTGAAACTAAAAATGGCGGTCACATATTAAATACTcgctccgttttaatttatgtgaacccatttgaggcacggagtttaagaaagtagagaggacttttaaacttgtggtgttgaATGAGTCacatattttgtgtggctataaatcatttcataaaggtaaattgtttccaaatgtagaaagaggtcattctttttggcacagactaataaagaaataagtacacataaattgaaacagagggagtgtATCATTCGAATCTTGGTCTTGAATATGTCCTTCCTATAAAGTATGACTTAGGATAAAATGAGAAGGTTAAAATTAAAAACAATGTTGGCAAAGTAATCCAAGTAAGCCCTTTTCACATATTTAAAATAAAGAAAACTAGACTTAGTaactttcttttttctccttATATACAATCTTCAAATGATAATTTAGCTAATACATACATCAGTACGTGGAAAGGTGTTCTACGTTATATATACCTTTCCGGAATACTATTTGTTGTGAAATCGCTTTAGTGAGCTCCCTTAGTTGGAAGGTGGTTCCTTGTGCAGTATTATATAACTATTTGtgcaatttcattaataataattaaaatagcaataataacaataataataaatattatttttatgaTGATTGTATATCTAAGACGAAACATAAAACGTTCAAAACAAGTCTTTCACCTAAAAAACGAAAGTACCTGATAAAAAGCTCTTTATGAAAAAGGTGAGGTTCAAATTTCTCTAGTCGTGAGTAATTATAATGCAAGAATATCATTTTAAGCACAGACGGTTAATCTCTTTCTATACAATTATTTCAGCTAACCGATTAGAGTTGAACCATTTTTTGAATCTCAGTAGCATTAAGTATATTTTCGACTCTCTTGAATTTACTTACTACAAAGGATACAAAAAGACGTAAACAATCAGAGCAAAAAAGGCAGATCATAATTATTTGAACttaaaaattactccctccgtcccaatttacgGGACACCATTTGATAGacatgaaatttaaaaaataaaaaataaacttttaaatcttgtgatcCTAAATCAAATATGAGTATCGTAATACTTGGAATTATTAACTTACTATGTAGTATGTACTAAATTTAGAAAAGACACACACATGGAAAAGAAAAGTGGGACCGAATTAGTATTTTTCTTTAACTGAAATAGTGAACAACCAAAGTTAGTTAAATTGAAACCAATCAAATTAGTAAATGGAAGCATAGTATGATCAACTAAACTAACCTTTGCTCCTCTATCAAGACCATTAGAGCCATGTGAATTCTGATCACCATTCCCAACAGGCAAAGTCACCGGAGCCGGAGGTGGAGGTTGTACCGCCGGTGGCTGCAGTGGTTCCACGACGTCGATCACACAATTAGTATTAGGCGGCGTCGGCAGAGGCGGCGGCAGCGGAGGAGGAGGAATTAGAGAAGATGAAGCCGCAGACGCGTTATTTCCACGTAACAAAAGGTCGAGTCGAGGATACAGCGGCCACGAAGAAGCATCAGCAGCAGTAGCAGATTCCGATCGGTACCTCTTCTTCATAGACTCAATTTTGTTCTTACACTGCGTCTGAGTTTTAGGCGATTTCGTGTTATTACCACGCGCGGACACGTGTTTGGCGACGTCCTCCCAGTCTTGTCCTTTAAGCTTAGCTCTGTTACGGAGTATCCATTTAGCTTCATAAGCTTCGAGAAGACACGAAACTGCACCTTCACTCCATTCATCTCTCTTCAGTCTGTCACTGTTCCCAGTGCCAGTGCCAGTGGCAGCATGGTAATTTTGAGGCTTAATAATCCTCGGTGAGAAATCATCTTTGTTAGAGATTTCTTGATTTTGATGATTCCCAGCTACTTTATGATCCATTAGTATTATCTAATCCTCTTTCATTCCTAAAGAGTTTTTCTAGTCTAGCTGTTATACTTAGCCGCGAATTATATTTGACACCAATACGGGAGAGAGGAATTAAGTGGTAGAAAGAAGGGGTGAAATGATGGGAGGTCAAGCCACTAGAGTTAAAGGGTGAAAAAGGTGAAACAATAGCTAATTAATTCGAGTGGAGTTTTAGAAACCGTTTGAGTTAGTTAATTATTAAAAGTAGCCATAAGTATTAagtattgaaaaaaaaatcaagtatttAAGTTGatattataaataaataattactTAGATAAAAGTCTAAAATAGATACTAATTAGTGGAAGTATGTTTGGTAAAGctatttacaaaaattaaatttaaagtaTTCTTACACAAAAAGAATGAATAACCAAAATAGAATTGAGAGATAATCAAAAGTTATGTTGTAGGAAGAGTATTTTGGAGATTACAAAAGACATTAGAGATAAAATTATAAATTTTTTGATCAAATCAAAAGTGTTTATAAGCTGCAAAATCATAAATTGAGGGTGATCAATTTATGTATTTTAACTGATTTTGACTTATAAACATTTGGCTTATAAGCAATTTGATGTTTATCAAGTGTGTAGATAAGTCAAATAATGTTTATTAGCTCATTTAACCAGTTTATAAATTTAGCCAAATGGTGGCACAAGTGCAGTTACTTATGTGTGATTAGACACATTACAAACTCGAATTCTACCACAGCAAAAACCAATTCTTAAGtgggaaaaaaaatcaaatatgttATCGATCGAATCTCGAATCGTACATCACCACCATTGATTCTCGACAATTTCTcgatgattaaaaaaaaaaaaaatcgagttgCCTAGCAAGAGGCAGGAAAGTGTTTAGCGTAGGGTTTTGAGCAACTCTTGTAGTTTCTAAAGGTTGTCAACTTTAGGATTCTTATGCATTAAGGAGAATCATGGAATTTCTAGAATAAAGAGAGTGACATAACAAAATCTTGTTATTAGATTATTCTAAGATATTGAACGAATTTCATACCGTAATAACCGAATCAAACTTATGCTCGCCGTTCGACAGCTGTGACTGTTTAAAGATTTTAAATGGACGCGGCATATCTTAGAGTcagtttggatgggcttatgcttataagctaaaaaaaattaagttgaggtagtctaacttattttttttggcttataagctgttttcagcttataagctgctttagataagctaagtcaaatggacccaattatttttttgagcttattttaagcacaaaatgactttaagctggccagtcaaacactcaaaaaagctgaaaacaacttataagtcaatccaaacgggctctaatcgTCCTAATTAATTGCTCAAAAGACGTAATTATTCTCTAACTCCCTATACATATGTGGAAAGGAGATAGTCAGATAGATACATTACCAATGTGTGTGTGTACTTGTACTCgtattaaataaaaataataataaaaagagaTTGAAATACTCTCACATGTATGTCGAAATACAGTTCTCTTTCACTAATATATCTATTATCATATGAAAGAAAATAGTTGAACATTTGGTAAAAAAAGTTTGTACTTTAAGCTGAATTTGTCAAGTATAAATTTCACTCTATACGCTTAAGCTTTTGTGCAGTTCACTGGTTTCTTTTCACCTAATTTGTCAAACAAAAGTGGGAGACTGTAAGAGAGGAGCACCCTAGCATATTActgaaaatgaaaagaaacagCATAAGAGGTGGAAAATGGAGGAAAAGGCCAAGTTATAGTGCCTAACCAAACGAAAGGAGTAGAGACTAGAGGGGGCAACAGTGTTAACTTTGTCAAATGAGTTAATGATGGTAATCCAACTTTTTTGCCAACTTTTTGTTAGTGTTATCTTTTTAGTGAATATGTACGTGTTGGTTTTGTGACTTTTGTAATGTGATTTTGGGCATATATCTTTTGGCTGTTAGCGTTGATATGAAGCCAACCATGACATCCACCGATAATTGGTGGTCAGTCACGTGGGACTGTCACCCACTTCATTTTATCAACACCATCCCGTGCCATTTTAGCATAACCAAAGGACGTTAGCGGTATGGATAAAATCTCTTCACCTTTAATTGAAATTCAAAATTCAATTCAaagttttgaaaattaaaattaatttttagtaGAGAATGCTTCCTTATTTTaagtaaatattttatgatgaatTCGAATTAATTGGATCGGTAAGACAAGAGGAGTGAAGACAGGATTCCCTGCCATTCTCTTGCTTTTTCTAATTTTTGTGAAATGAGATAATCTCACTTTTTAGTATTGGAGTATCAATGAGCAGTAAGCACTTTGAGACCTCAAAGTATACCGTCCACTTAAGAGATGCAAAGCAAAGATAATTAACTTTAGCCAAAGCATTTGTAACTATTCCAGGTATATCTCATTTAGATTAAATATTAACTGTTGATATTATTAATTAGCCAAAGCATTTGTAACTATTCCAGgtatatgtcatttgggttaaatATTAACTGTTGATATTTAGTTATTGATTACCTTCAATAATGTTATAGAAAACctgaaatctatatataatataaagctaggcatagacaagataATGTGACACCTCTATATgacctccattgacatttatcttttatctccattttttggattttttggattttcttattCCTAATCTACTAACTAAATTGCTTAGAAAAGCCACACAGAATAAATGATGAACTAAAGGCCACGTATTAGTCATCAAGTCAGACAAACCCATGTATCACCCCACGTAACATGAACTTAATGCTAATTAAATTATAACTATAATGCTAATTAAAGTAAAACTATCACCATTTATTATTAATCCACCCTTTCCTATCCCCTCATCAATTACAACTCTACGCATAAGCATGTTTTAATGATGAAAATTGAGAGGTTTGAGTTTTTGGATATAAATGTAATCTTTTCTACAGTCCGAAATGTGAGATCCAAAAATTTCTTATAAATTAACATTACATTTCATTTGATAATAGGTTATGTTTTCCTTCCTATTTTTAGGTTCTTTTCTCCTTTCTTATAAAAGTTTAATTATTTATTGCTTTAATTAAGGAAGGAAATGAATAGTTGTAACGGATAATGAAGGGTCACCAATCACCATCTATAGGTTTGTAAATAATATTCCATCTATTTTTCCTTTGTAGGTTTGTGTGATGAGATTATTTTGTATCTCTGCAGGGATCCAATATTGGCGGTTAATTTCATCTAAATGTTCCTGTCTTTAGGACTCTTAAGCCCATTTGCTTGCGGCCATGAACACTTTGTTGGTATGTCTCCTCATCCACTCTTATATACTGGTTAAACTACAAGCTTAATTTTTCGTAGTGTTCTCTTACAAAGAAAGCTACTGTACAACCTTGTACTTCTGGTTACTTCAGAAGCATATACAGAAGAAAGTTAATTATTGTGTGTTTAACTTATACTTGTGTAATACTTGTGTAATGTGTACCCATGAATGCAGTAAGGTGATAGGATAACTTTGTTTTCTTTCAACATTTCTTGACATTTTTATTATCTTGATCCTTTTAACAAAATACTGTCCATAAATTACTATAATGATATCATAtcaaaaaatataatttaaatcaTATTAGTTAAACCCTTTTTTTCTTGTATTAGATTTTTAAAGCTCACCAAAAATGTTGTTCAAGAAGGTTAACGGTCTCACTCAAAAAGTGTAAGGGGTATATTGTTTCCCAAACCTTGAAGGTTTATGGGATTATGTGAAATATACTCTATCAAAAAACACAAATTTGAGGAGTTTCCAATTTTTTGAATTTATCCATAATTAATAGCCTcaatgaaaatattatttatgcaTACGTATTTTGTAAAAAATAATCGGTGAATTAGTGTCCCTCGCTACTTAAGAAGACAAAGTTTGTCCCTAAATTGCACTTTTCACTCATGTGTTGTTGTATGCCAGAATTTATCAATCTTTTCAACCATTGCGTCTCCAACAGTATAAAGGATCAAGTCACGGTAGTAACGTTGCGAGGCACAAATACAAGGTTGTATGAATCTTTATTCTAGATGGTTGACGTAAATACTTTTCGCAGTTCCCATAATCTTTTTACATACTCTTTGTGGATTTATATATAAGGGGATCAAGACTGTTGAAGTGTGAATATAGCAGTTGCATATTAACATCTTATCTAATTCCTCTCGATGAAATAACTCTCTTGTTGTCTCGTATAAAGGTTCTTATGCAAATTTTGTCTTGAATCGAACGACTTTTGCAATGCTTTATAACCTAAGAGATAAGACATAATGGCACGAAATTGGACAACCATACTCTTAAACAATACAAGGCAATCAAAAGAGAACATATAGAGAAGAAGCTTAAAGATATGTCCGATGTACATTCTTCGTAAAATGATCGGAATGCTCTTAGTGGTGAAAAGAAGTGAGTTATATGTCGAAGTTAAATAATGCTTCATGAAATTATAGGTTCATAATATAAATCTAGAGTTCCCCAAGTGactttcttctttaatttttagGGCATTGAATCTTAAATTTCTGGTAATGATTTATTTCAAATTCAATGGTTAAATTCTTTGTATGTTCAATTTTTCGCTTCCCCTACAATTTACTTATTTCTTAAATATTTTTCATCCATCCTTTAGCCTTAGATTTTTATATATCAAGTTTTGCAAAGTTCCGAGCTTGTATTTTTATTTCTTTGAGAAATGAATGAAAGATGTTTTTAGTTTTTCAAAAGCATACTTTAGTTAATTTTCCTAATCAAGTATtcgaaaaatattattttctaaatttcAAGTAGTTCCGTGACCGCGCGAAGAGCGAGTAAATTCACTAGTTAAAGCATAAATCAGACAAAAAACACTGTAAACTGAAAACGCTATATTGAGAAGAAAAAAATTTGGGATCCAATTCACTAATCTCTGTGCTGGTCCTCTCTAAAGCAATTGAGTTTCCATAAAACTCTATGGAACTAAAAGAtatcttttattattttatcatttttCATTTTGTCCTAATTCCTAAGAGTGGTAGTGTATTTGTGGCCTATGAAAGGTAAAAGAGAAAAACTGAAAGAGGTAAGTATGGAAATTTTAGCCGTTTGGACAACCTTTAGGAAAAGTATTTTGAGAATTTTGTTTGGACAATTCAAAGTTTTTGACAGATGTGTGAGTATTATGTGAGGGAAGTAAAAACTTTTCACTGAAAAATATTGTGGAAAAAGCTATAAACTTTTCAGACAACATGAGATGGGAGTAATAAGAATTTTCAAAGATTGAGAAAACTTCTGAAAAACAATCTCTAGAATAATACAAAAAGATTATCTAATGAGCTCCTACACAATTTAGGTTTGATatc
The sequence above is a segment of the Lycium barbarum isolate Lr01 chromosome 6, ASM1917538v2, whole genome shotgun sequence genome. Coding sequences within it:
- the LOC132645373 gene encoding trihelix transcription factor ASIL2: MDHKVAGNHQNQEISNKDDFSPRIIKPQNYHAATGTGTGNSDRLKRDEWSEGAVSCLLEAYEAKWILRNRAKLKGQDWEDVAKHVSARGNNTKSPKTQTQCKNKIESMKKRYRSESATAADASSWPLYPRLDLLLRGNNASAASSSLIPPPPLPPPLPTPPNTNCVIDVVEPLQPPAVQPPPPAPVTLPVGNGDQNSHGSNGLDRGAKEDIMDSKLSDNAAAPDKNATAATNSSSTPALYSDKSKSKNVKLRSKKRKRAAPEGWEIGESIRLLAEVVVRSEQARMETMRDIERMRAEAEAKRGEMDLKRTEIIANTQLEIAKLFASITKGSVDSSLRIGRNSS